A window from Streptomyces sp. NBC_00271 encodes these proteins:
- a CDS encoding serine protease, protein MRRPFAPVLALAAAAALIPLASPAPAATDDVVIGGHPVDIAQSPWTVALSSRDRFGGTRAGQFCGGAVIGPTLVLTAAHCLSPLVLGAPPQQMHDLKVIADRTDLLSSKGKEISVRDTWVNPQYNAATNAGDFAVITLASPLPQSSVIRMAPSGDPAYAPGTAAAVYGWGDTTGTGNYALGLRSASVNVLSDSVCAQAYPGSEDGTYQATSMVCAGEVAGGRDACQGDSGGPLVAQGRLIGLVSWGNGCGQAGSPGVYTRVSDVVKALGTSH, encoded by the coding sequence ATGCGCCGTCCTTTCGCCCCAGTACTGGCCCTTGCGGCTGCCGCGGCCCTCATACCGCTGGCATCCCCCGCCCCGGCCGCGACCGACGACGTCGTCATCGGGGGCCATCCGGTCGACATCGCTCAGAGTCCGTGGACGGTGGCACTGTCCAGCCGTGACCGGTTCGGGGGAACGCGGGCCGGGCAATTCTGCGGGGGCGCCGTGATCGGCCCGACGCTCGTGCTGACCGCGGCTCACTGCCTGAGCCCGCTCGTGCTGGGGGCGCCACCGCAGCAGATGCACGACTTGAAGGTCATCGCGGACCGTACCGACCTGCTGTCCAGCAAGGGGAAGGAGATCTCGGTTCGCGACACCTGGGTCAATCCGCAGTACAACGCCGCCACGAACGCCGGGGATTTCGCCGTAATCACCCTCGCCTCCCCGCTGCCCCAGAGCTCGGTCATCCGTATGGCCCCCTCAGGGGATCCCGCGTACGCGCCCGGCACGGCCGCCGCGGTCTACGGCTGGGGCGATACGACAGGCACCGGTAATTACGCGCTCGGTCTGCGGTCCGCGAGCGTGAACGTACTGTCCGACTCCGTCTGCGCGCAGGCGTACCCGGGGAGCGAAGACGGAACCTATCAAGCCACTTCCATGGTGTGCGCCGGGGAGGTCGCGGGTGGGCGGGATGCCTGTCAGGGGGACAGCGGTGGCCCGCTGGTGGCCCAGGGGCGGCTGATCGGCCTTGTGTCGTGGGGTAACGGCTGTGGGCAGGCAGGAAGCCCCGGGGTCTACACACGGGTCTCGGACGTCGTCAAGGCGCTCGGCACGAGCCACTGA
- a CDS encoding DUF7455 domain-containing protein has product MTTVLTPASPLTAADRCDRCGAQAYLRVVLLSGGELLFCAHHGRKFEPELKKIAAEIQDETERLTSVPATSNDEER; this is encoded by the coding sequence GTGACTACTGTTCTGACCCCCGCGAGCCCGCTGACGGCCGCTGACCGCTGCGACCGTTGCGGCGCCCAGGCATATCTGCGCGTCGTCCTCCTCAGCGGCGGTGAACTGCTCTTCTGCGCCCACCACGGGCGCAAGTTTGAGCCGGAACTCAAGAAGATCGCCGCTGAGATACAGGACGAGACGGAGCGACTCACGTCGGTCCCGGCAACGTCCAACGACGAAGAGCGCTGA